A window of Gudongella oleilytica genomic DNA:
TTCCTATTAAATCAAAATCAAAGGAGGGAATTTGATGGAAAACAAAAGAGAAAATTGGGGTTCCAGGATCGGCTTTATCATGGCAGCAGCAGGTTCGGCCGTAGGACTTGGTAACATCTGGAGATTTCCGTACTTGGCAGGCGAAAACGGCGGTGGAGCATTTATTGTAATTTATTTGATGTTTGTTGTTTTCATTGGATTCAGTATAATGCTTGCTGAATTCACAGTAGGAAGAAAAACTGGTTTAGCAGCAGTTGGTGCTTACAAAAAAATCAACAGAAGCTTTACCTTTGCAGGGGTTCTTGGAGTTCTTAGTGCATTCTTCATAATGGGTTTTTATCCAGTAGTTGGAGGTTGGGCTACTGCCTATATTTTGAAATCCTTTACTGGATTGCTTTCAGATCCTGCAGCAATTGGGGACATGTTTGGAGCATTCATTGGTAACCCAGTTGAGCCGTTGATATGGATGGCAATATTCCTTGCAATCAACATTGTTATTGTTGCGAAGGGTATTTCCGGTGGAATCGAAAAAGCTGGAAAGATCCTTATGCCTACATTATTTGTACTATTGATTCTTATCGCCATTAGAAGTGTCACACTTCCTGGAGCAGGAGCAGGCCTTGATTTCCTTTTTAAGCCTGACTGGTCAGTAGTTAACGGCGGAACATTCCTTGCAGCACTAGGACAAGCTTTCTTCTCACTAAGCCTTGGTATGGGCTGTATGATCACATACGGATCCTACCTTAGCAAGAGTGAAAACC
This region includes:
- a CDS encoding sodium-dependent transporter — translated: MENKRENWGSRIGFIMAAAGSAVGLGNIWRFPYLAGENGGGAFIVIYLMFVVFIGFSIMLAEFTVGRKTGLAAVGAYKKINRSFTFAGVLGVLSAFFIMGFYPVVGGWATAYILKSFTGLLSDPAAIGDMFGAFIGNPVEPLIWMAIFLAINIVIVAKGISGGIEKAGKILMPTLFVLLILIAIRSVTLPGAGAGLDFLFKPDWSVVNGGTFLAALGQAFFSLSLGMGCMITYGSYLSKSENLPSSALTVSLMDTSVALLAGVAIFPALFAFGMEPAAGPGLVFVVVPQIFAQMGGLGPIFSAIFFIALMVAALTSSVSLLEVVVAYLMDERGWARKKSVYLSGAIMVVTGILSSLSLGVMSGFTLFGVGAFDFFDILTDKIFLAIGGLILAVFVGWFMDKNELKEEMTNGGAIKFGLFEFWYALVKFVIPIAIAIVAFFGITGIAQTSLMLFGLAVIAVLAIFSKKL